GCATCCCTCCTAAATACAAGGCCCGCTGATGGCGCTAACTCCTTTTACTCTTTATAAAAAGTTTTAAAATGCACAGTGGCTTCCTTTTCACGACCAACTATAGCTTAGAGAGGGGAAGCGGTAGTACCGACCAACTATGGCTTGGAAATGACAAAGCTTCTACTCCAAGCATACAACACACACACGAAAAAATGTAGGGAATGATCTTATGAAACATGGAAAGGCTATTTTTTTGCGGTAAGGGCTCAATTCATTCCATACCAGACAGGTTACAGTCCTTGTTCACACAGTTACAAAGAAAATCTGGGCACATAGCGAGCCAAGATCTACTCTGCCTAATCTCTGAAGCTTTTCTAGCACAAGTGAGCTACAACATTCGCAGTTCTGTGAGCAAAGGAAAGAGAAAAACTAGTGAAAACCTTACTAATCTCCCTAATTTCACCAAGAATTGGAGCCACCTCTGATCGGAGGTATATGCCACTGCTCCACATCTTAGTCAGGGTCAAGGAGTCACTTTCCATCATCAGCTTTTGAACACCAGGAGCCCTAGCCCCAACGAACACCATCTCTCACCGCCGTAGCTTCCATGATGATCGCACTGACAACATTAGGATACCAGTGCGCCGAAGCCATGATGAAGCTGCCGTCATTAGCACACGCGATAACACCGGATGCGCCTTCCTGAGAAGCAACATTGAAGTCCCCATCAACATTGATCTTGATGAATCCAGGATCAGGGGGTTTCCATTTCTCACAAGCCTTGCGAACACACATGCCATCAGTTTTAGATCCTGCATTCCACAGGTCATGAGCCGTATCCAGAGAACAATGCATAATTTTCATAAGATTAACATTCATGTTTCCATGCATACGGTCATTCCTGGCCTTCCAAATCGCCCACATACCACAGAGAATAATGTTTGCCTCTTAAGTAGGAATAATGGTGCCATCAACAATCTCTCTGGCCCAAGAAATAGAGTGCAAGGATGGAATTTTGATACCAGTAAGTTTCTTGATCTCCATCCAGAATAATTGAGCCAGGCTGCAATCAACCAGAGCGTGCATGGCGGTCTCCTTATCAGCACCACAACTAGTACATAAGGGAATGCGATCCATGTGCCTACCATGAAGCACATCCTTGAagggcatataattctttataacTCGCCACCAGAAAACCTTAATTTTTGGAGGCACATTCATTTTCCAGAGAGCCTTCAAACATGGATCCGACTTGCCCAAGGAAGAAGATTCCCCGATGGTCATGGAGGCACCATCGCATAAAAGACGAGATGCATATCTGACAGAGAAAATGCCATTTCTTTCTCCATCCCAGGACCAAACATCATCAACCAGATGGCCAACAGGCACACAGGAGATAGCTTTGACGTCCGCATCGCAGATATTCGCCTTCAGCTTCACAACATCCCAGGAATCATCATGATCAGTCAGTAGCTCACCCGCAAGGGAAACCGTCGAATATGTTGGTCTGACCAGCGGCTTGAAGCCCGGGTTCGAGGGGATCCAGGGGTCTTCCCAAACACGAGTAGCCATACCATTGCCAACACGCCTAATCAAGCATCTTTTGAGAGCCACTCTCCCATGCAGAATCTCCCTCCAGATATGAGAGACATGTTTTTTTTTGGTTGCCtcgaagaaatccacattgtggAAATACTTGCCTTTAAGAACTCTTGCACAGAAGGAGTCAGGATGAGTTATCAATCTCCATCCTTGCTTAGCCAGCATCGCTTGGTTAAAAAACCGCAGCTCCCTAAACCCCATACCCCCTTCAGACTTGGGAATGGCAATATCAGCCCATTTCTTCCCGTGAATCTTCCTTTTATTGTCTATGGTGGGTGCATTTTTGAGTTGTGTATGTTGAGAAATATGATTCCACCCTACCTTTAATTGAGAGACCCCTCTTGATACTACTATCTTTTCTCCTTCTTGATGGATCAAATACTGTCTTGTGTGTTTCATCGATTGTACCCAAAACAAATAGCACACGGTAAAAACACACTTGTGTTGACAACGAACATCCAAACCTGCTTAGGGAGGGAAACACCCTTTCACCCATGATCAAACAAACGACTGTCCGGCTAGTGCTATCCGTTGCGGTTTCTCGTGGCTGGCACGCCCGTCAAGGAGATGTTAAAATATGTTAAAATATTTGTGATTTGCTGCACCGCACCAACATAATTGTCTGCAAGATAGTTAGCATTCCGATGTCGAACACCGAGAAGCTCTCAAAGAACACCTAAAACTCCATTGTCACCTGCAGATATCACTAAATACATTATACCTCTGTGTGACGAGACCAGATATAGCGTATGCGGTCAATCGAGTATGTTAGTACCGACGGGTTTGCATTGGAGTGGAGTCAACCAatatgtggttggatggttaggaggacaTTGGCACCCCAACCCACTAGGGATCAAACCCTAGGGTTGACGTTTTGGTGTCTCGTTAAAAAGGGAGGACTTCTAGTGTAGAAGGTGGGCTGCTTACAAATGGAGTCCAGGGTACCATAAAAATCATTTAAAAAGcagaatattctttcagtggaaGGTGACGTCGATAACGCGACGTCTGTAGTGACTTAGACTCAGTATCTCGGAGCTGCTCATAGGGTAGGGTGTAGGTGTGTTCATTTATAGAGGTGAGTGCATGTACGTATTTGTGAGCATCTGTATTGTACTgtatttcacaaaaaaaaattaagtttTCTCAAGTTAAGTGCTACTGATAGATTGCGAATTCATCGCTTAGGATCTTTGCTTCTTAGTACTTTCTCCGGCGCCGATTGGGGTGGTTGTGCATATAATCGGGAGGTTTGCAGTTTcataaatttttattttgttttgtggaGCGCTCAGAAGCAGCCCACAGTGTCTAGGTTTAGTACTAAATCCGAGTACAAGACACACGTGAATGCAATGGCAGAATTGGTTTAGGTATAATGTGTCCTTCACAAGCTTGGAGTTCCTCAAGCAGGAGCGGCATACCTTTCAACAAACCCTTTTTTCCATACGTGTACCAAGCACATAGAAATcgatttggaaatatgttttgttaAGTTGGCTGATATATATACCAAGCCGTTATCTGTATATGTTTTCACTAGATTATGTTCTAATCTCAGCTTCGTGTCCCATAGTTGTGACTTTGTGATTGAGGGTGTGTGTTAATGTGTATAGTTATCTGGTTGTTAGTATCGATGGTTCGCCTCTAGGGTTTGTTGTAATACCGTGTACATGTAATCTGGTGTATGCACATATAAGTGGGGGTGTAACTGGATCGGATCAGAACGGATTTTGCTCATACCATATTTTTTATTATATATTTTCTCGGATTAGGATCAAAGTGCAGATATTGATCGGTTTCGGATTCGAATTCGGATATACCGGACTGCGAATTCGAATCGAAAATAGGATGAACTTGAACCGGAAATAAAAATAGTCGAATATATGCTCTCATCGGTAGATATTATAGTTCTTGCAACTCTTGAGAGAGATTTAAACATTCAAGTTTGTACACAATGCGCTAAAACTCAAGCACCGATAAATTTTTTAGAGCTAAACATGTTACTCAAATAAATTTGGTAACTCAATAACTACTAACCTTGCAAGATTATCCTTGGCTTTTGACTGAAAAATTGGATTATCTTTTTAAAATCTTCAGATTATCCTAACTAAATTTCGGATAATCCATATTCGCATGCGATTTGCTATACCATATCATATATTTTATCCGGAGCACCACTTCAAAATTGTTATCCGCCGAATTCTTTAAACTCGGATATGAATATCTTAAAACAGATTTGACGTCAGTTTCCGTGCGAAACTTATCCTCTGTTACTGAAAGGCAAGGCCACAAGGTTTTGGTGCGCGCCTAAATCCAATCTTTCTCTGAGCACTTTCAGAAGCTACAGAGAACATTGACATACCACTCATCACAAGATGCTGCATTTCGCTTTTCATTTCTAACAGGCGCAATCGCTGGATCCTATTGCAGCTTTATCTACTTTTATTGCTAGTACAATTGTACAATATGTCAATCATAAATTCATCATAACTTACAGTTACAAGCGTTACCCCTACTTGTACAACATCGAAGTACAATACGAAACCAGAGGTGTCAATATATATCTTTCCAGAGTGAACTGAACAACCAGTCTTCCCCAAATGCGTCGCAATTTGCCCACATTTCCAGGATCAGCTCGTGAAGAACCAAAAGATGGCGCACAGTAAGTTACTCCCGTGGCCTAGCAAGCCAGAGAGAGCTCAGGGCACGCAAACGTGAAAAATAATCATGTATTGCAAGGAGAGCGCGAGCAGCTTGCCGTATTGTTAGGATTCTTTGCATTTGATGCAAAGTTTGCTGCCGTAGATTGTCAGCCTAGCACAAATAGAACATAAAAATTCTTTAGAGCTACGGTCTTCTAATcacaaaaaaagaaacaaaactaCATATCTGCCAAAGTCAGGAGGTAGGAAAAATGATGTTTAAATACCTGACGAAGGAAATTCTCAATGGTTCCAAGTTTTCCCATGGCCATAGCCATTTGACCCATGTAGTTTGCCACGTTTCCTGCAGATCCTGATGGGCCAAGAGAACCAGCCAACGTTTCTGCCAGCGATTGCTGCAGTGCCTCCATTCCTTGCGATAGTGCATCCTCAGCTTGATGCGAGGATTGCTGGAGGTTGGATAACCCCATCAACTGCTGCTCTGTTAGAGGCTCAAGCTGATTTACAAGAAgctggaaatttacatggaacatgaGATATAATTCTACCATGAAGCATAGATGAAACATACAATAAAATCTGACATTCTACTACTCAAAAATATTCGTTCAGTAGGTTTACTTATATATTCAGCATATAGTTTGTGCACCTTCAGAAGCTCAGACGAACGGAAACCCCCGAGCCACAAAAAACACCTTTCAGCAGGTGTTTTCCACATGCCTGAAAGCATATGAAACACATCAGCCTTTGCAGCACCACCCTTGAGCTTGAATATTTCGTCATAATGTGCCATTATCCCATCTACAATGAGACGGAGGTCACTATCACTTGCATGCGCATTTACTGCAGTTCTCAGCTCATTTATCTGCTTGTTTTGCTCTTCTAGCCATCGAGTATATTCTAAATCAAATGTCATTGCTCCTGCAGAAACAAGCGCACTGATTTAGTTGTACTCCAAATGAATGCTCAGGTACAGCTGAGCATACTTTGATAAACTTGTAAACAATGATTGATTAGCGAGCATGCACGCTTGGTCACACATAAAGAGAACTTACCATTTCCACTCATAGCATGAGTTTGATCTCCAGAGCTAGAAATGAAGATTCCCTGAAATACAACAtccaagtaaaaaaaaatttaaacgGGAAATCAACTAGACACTCTACAAACATTGGCAAATAGACACATACCTGTTGTCGAGCTTTCTGGAGCTCTTGCTCTAGACTTGCAAGTTTCAGCTTACTGCTCTCTAGCTGTTGTACATATGCCTTTGAGAAACAAGAAGTATTAGGATGGCTGTTAACAAATGAATGAACTCAAAAGTGAATGCTGAAAGAAGTCGGTACATACAATTCACAACATCGGTATATTATTCGAGGACTGTAGGATATCAGGGTTGGAAATACATCAAGCAAACAAGTCCTTTGGCGGTCACTGACTATTTATTTCAAAGCAAAAGTAAATTTGAATTGTTTACTTTTTTATTAGCATATGCATTAAGAATTTGGGAAATTTCGGTGCTATTAGAAGCGCTAAAAGACTACACACCTATCACACATCTACCCACCAGCTCATCCCTGACATTTGCACATGACTGCACCACGATGAAGCAGTAGCTCCCCGATGTAATAACTAATAAGTAAGAACCCGAAGTTACCTACCTTGATACATTAAAATACATGTGCATGCTGCAGGGATATGGTACCTTTTTTCGCAGACGACTTTTTCGTGCCGCCTCGCGATTTTGGGCAAGTCGCCGTAAGACCTATAAAAAATAAAAGGTAAATATGTGGCCTAAATACCATTATTATGAAAGGACAAGGGACATTATCAAGGAATAGAAGATAAAGTAGCACCTTTTGGTCCATAGGCCTGTCAGACCTGTCAGATGGATCAGAAGAATTGGAAGGCACAATAGCTCCATTTTGTCCGTTTTCCATCTGCACGACTTGGTTAAGAAAAAATTAGAGACACTTCACATAATGCAGTATAATGGAAAAAAAAACAGAGTTGGCATACAATAGTAAACATAAGCAGAATAAAAAACATCCTACGAGTGACGGTTGACACAAGAACTTGACAGACATTTCCACGACAAAAATAGGCACTTTACAGAGTTAATATTAGAGTTTCTCCATTCATCTGAAGGGATGTATTAATAACTCGAGGAGATTGCACATAACGTACTAGCACCTACTACCTACAAATCTTACAAAGAAAATCTGCTAATCACCTTTAGTAATTATTTTATTGGTGCAATTCATGTTTAAGATGTACATGATGTGCCTAGTCAGCTATGTTTTGAAAACTCAAAAGAAAACTTGGCAAAACAGCCCCCTGACGGAATTTCAATACTATATATGTAAAGataaatgagaaagggaaaatgagGGACATAAATAAGAAATATTACTTCCGTTTCAAATTAGTTGTCGCAACTTTTTTCCCAAAATGAGCAAACCTACACACTGAAATGCGTCTAGATACATGCCAAATCTGACAAAAGCTGCGACAACTAATTTGGAACCGAGGGAGCAACCATAGTTTTCGTGTGTTTTCCTATGGATGTAAAGTACGTTCTAACTCCAGAGAGTGTTGATTACTTCATTAATGAATTGCCATTGTTTGGTCAAAAGTTTCAGAGTATCCAAGAGAATTTACATTTCACATTTTACTGTAGTCAACACTGAATATTCCCCACCTGATGGAACTGATAGCGCTGGGCAGTAGTCCTGTTCACTTTGCAAGTTGATATGTAATTTAAGAAGTGTTTTATATCTTTAGGCACTTGAGCAAATGTGTACAACAATCTGCAGATGGTAGCATGGACATGGCAAAAAGAAGCATCAAGCACTGGCATCAAAACCATCCCGGTTAAAAGTTTGTGCTTCGAAAGAAGCCCAtctcaaaaaggaaaaaaaaaaaatccaatgcAGTGCCATTCTTCACCTCTTATTAGACAATTAAATTAATCAGCAAGTCGGGATAGACACATCATTTCCAATTCTGACTATCTCTTATGCATGACTGAACCAGAGACACAAAGTAGAATGGATAGAGAGAGagtggaggggaggggagggattACCCTTTGATTCTTGTCGTCTGTGTCCACAACTATGGAGGTGTCAGTCCTGGAGCTAGCATCAGCCATGCCGGGTCTTCCCCCTCCCGGCTCAGAACAGCGGGACAACAAAACAAATTGCTTTGTTGTCCCTCTGCCTGAACTTTTGAAGCAGGGCCGGCTGTATGTGCGAGATCACTTGGAGCAGGGGCAGAGCCGCCACCTAAGCATGACAAGAAAGGCAGAACAGAACAGGGGTATTATTAGCACAGTAAAGTAAAGGCTGTCGAACAGTGACAAAACCGACAGTCTAAGCACAGACATATCCTTATTGTTTCTTTACAGCCCAATCAGCTGTACGCGGCGGATGAGCCAAAAGATCCTACGAGAGAATGACAGACGGTACGCTGGCACGGCGCAGTAAAGAAATGAACCGGAGGCGCCTAAACGGCTCGCCGAATCGGCTAAGTTCCAAGGGTAAGGCAGTGCAAGAGGACAAGGGCGGGACGAGAGAATTGAAGGTACGGGTTTGTTTCCAAGCTCTAGCGATAATTACTAAGCTCATGCCTACACCCCGAACAGCTGCCAGCACCTGAAGCTTCTGCCGGAAGCAGCGGGCAGCAGCAGCTAAGAATTCGGGATGGAATTCGGTCTCGAGCACGGCCTCGAAGCGTGTAGGGGCTCCGAACGGACAGCACGCACGCGAGAATTGTATGGAATCGGGCATGGTGCCGGAGAAATCATGCGGGGGCTAGGGCTTACCGGGCGCTTGGCAGGAGAGCAGGTGTCGtcggcgggggaggaggagagctCGCTCGCGCGGTGTAGGGGGCcgacgggcggcggccggcggcgcgggaaGCGGGGAGCAGAGCAGATGACGGGGTCGGGACGGCAGCGTGAGAGGAGGGAGAAACTGGGGGCGGTcagaggggagagagagaagggGAGCGTGCGTGCGCTTCTAGTCTAGTCAAAGGGTGGGAGCCGGGCGGCTGACTGGTGGGCCCGGAAGGCAGGTGGGGTTTGGTGAGTGGGAGGTCCTGGTTTGGCTTTCCTAGCACCTGGGCGGGCCGTTCCATCACGGCTCCGATGTGGACTTCCTCTCTCTTTCTGTCCCTGCTGAAATCGTGTGCACACGTCATTAATCGTTGGGCGGCTCAGTGGTTGGTTGGATTCACACGTAAGCGGGACGTCCATTATGTAAAGTTTGTGGCCGTGGGGAATctgaaggtatatatgatgccccccatagggggcctcacagcgatccTCGCACGTGAGCCGTCGGATTTTCCTTGCGACGAATCTCGGCCGTCCGTTTTTCTTCACTGTGACATATAAAAGCGCTAGCCCAAGttagaaaccctagccaccgctgcCCAATCCCCTCACGCTTCGCCTCCTCTCCAATTCCCACCACGTCTCTCCtgctcctccctcctctcccttGGCAAGAAGACGAAGGGGGACCGGCAGATCGAGCGGGCGACCATGCCGGGATGCGGAGAAGGGGGGCGTTGGGGCGGCGCTTGCTGAGCAGGAGGGCGTCCCTCGTCCTCCTCGTGCGCCGCCACTCCTCGTCGCGTCCGTCGTCCTTTCCGGCTGCTGCTCCTCCAACTCGACCACTTCGCCTCGTCTCCCCCGGCCGTGAGGATCTTCGCCCTCTCCTTCGCGAGCGGAGGCTGCACATCCAGCCGAGGTTCCAGGGAGATGCAGGTCCAAGCTCCTATGCCTTCCTCACCTGGCCATCTCCGCGTGCACGGAGACCGTCCGGCCGGGCAGGTTGTTGATTGATTGCCGCTCGTGTTGCTGCCCTCCATTCATTCAATGGAGGAGCACATTTGATTAACGAGGTCAACAATCCAGGGTACTTTTCCTCTCTTCTTCCTGATCtcctatctctctttgcttaatccCCATAGTCCTGCATCTTTAATTTTTGCCTAGAAGATGTTTGACACAAATCTTGCAGTGGAAGCTTTTATTGATTCTCTCGATCTGATTTTCGGTCGTCCTTGTGTTTGTGTTCCAGCCAAGAAAGGCAGCCTGAAAGGAGGTTTAACCAGGCATTAATTGTCTCTGAGTTGGTAAAAGCGACCCGACGAGGACGTAGAgggatggaggaggaggcggtcctATTCGCCGTCGACGCCCGGGCCAAACAAAGAGGCCCCGTTGTGCACGTCGCCCACGAGCAGCCGCCAAACCCTACCAGAGGGAAACACCAGGTCAGCCTCCTCTCTCACATCCTCTGCTCGTGCCTTTTCATGGGGCTCACCCCCTACCGGCCCTGCATGATGTTCAGCGGCAGCTCGACCGTGGTGTCCAGCCGCCGGTGAGAACTAGGAGGAGGACCCAGATAAGGAGATGCGTGGGCAGAATGCAGAAGAGAATGTGTGTGGGGAAGAATAGGAGACCTCAGACCAATTGGATCAATACCTGATTTTCTGGGTCAAATGCCATCACTTAAATTTAAATTTCTGTATTTGTTACTGTATGGAAAGAAGAGGAAATCCAGAAGCGGATCGTGAACAACGACAAGCTGCAGCTCGGTGTGCATCGACTTAGTTTCGGTTTGTCCTACATCTATGAATTTTTTGTTAATCATTTGAATTGCATGGCTCGGCCATGGAGTTGTTCGGGAGGCGATAATGAAGCTTGCCATGTCCAGGTTGTTGTGTCCCCACTTCATTTCCTTCATTTTGGATTCAATTCATACGTGCAATCCAGATGTGAATTGACCCTTTCATGTGTTATGTGTTCGCAGCTCGACGATGACCGTCTTTTCAGATGGATACATGGAGCTCAGGCCATGGATTTGTCGGGAGGTGATAACGAAGCCTATCATGTCCGGGTTGTTCTGTCCCCATCCCTTCCCTTCAATTCTGGATTCAATTCATATGTGCAATCCGGATGTGAGTTGACACTTTCATGTGTTATGTGTTCTCTCGCTTGTTTGGTGACTAGGGAAACATCAAACATGACATTCGAGCCAGCAAGGAGCACGATATGTTCAATATTATGGCATAAGAGATGTAATACTGACTCATATGTAAGTTCTTGATTTGTCAAACTAAATTTGTGTGTGTTTATAAATTGAGTTCTAACATATGATTTCGTGCTGCTGGTGCCCTCTGTGGTACATTGCAGTGTTTGGGATGATTAAATTCAGCCTTGCGTGCCGAAATGACCCAACTGCTTTGATGGGTACCAATGTATAAAGTGCATGGGttgccctcttcgtttcgtcttgctCCGTGGCAATATGGTTTTTGATGCATGTTTTGCTTATCATTACCATCACATGATTCCTGCTTATCTAATTCTGCTACTGAATATGAGTTCAGCACACTGTCGTTCCTCTGTTGAATTTCAGTTGACCCATTGAAAGTGGTGGTGAACAAGAGGAGCATACTCGTGTAAGCAAAGAATGACAGAGGGTGGCCAGAAACTGATAGTTTAAACCTTGAATACAGCTTGTGTTTTCCCCTTATGTTTATAGCAGTTACACATTCTGCAATCTCTGAAAGATTTTGTTCATACTGTAGAAGAGCTGCCTTCTTGCTGGCTTCTTTTCAGTATGATCCATTGATATATTGCTCTAGCTTCTTATGCATTTGAAAAGTAGTTATATTCATAGAGATAGAGCAAGGGTGTGCAAGAAGTGATTGTATAATCTGCAGCATTGCAATATTATTATCACATTCTCTCTGTAAGAAGCGTTTGTGTGGAGGTTGCAACCTGTACAATAGATACCGTGTCTGCTGTACTATTTTAGATTCAGTTTCAAATCAGCCTACACATTGCACAACCAAAACACATAGATATATGCAATCTATTGGTTTTACTATTGTGCTTTATTTGGAACTGAATAATTTGCTTTTGTCTTTTCAACTTAGGGCAATCAGCCACTTATGAAGGTGGCAACAGCAGAAGGTGCCGACAAGAAAGAGCATGGGCTGCCGCTGGCTTTAGCACGACTTCGGCTGTACTGACAGACAGCGAGAGGTGACGTTAGTTCACTGATCAACTTTTTTTTTAGTTTCATCATATGATTTTTCGGCCAAATACTGTCAACAGACTGCTGTTCTGCTCGCCAAGTGCTCGCAACACAAGAACAAAGCCAAGAAATTTGCTAC
This genomic window from Lolium rigidum isolate FL_2022 unplaced genomic scaffold, APGP_CSIRO_Lrig_0.1 contig_68569_1, whole genome shotgun sequence contains:
- the LOC124682132 gene encoding transcription factor TGA2.2 encodes the protein MADASSRTDTSIVVDTDDKNQRMENGQNGAIVPSNSSDPSDRSDRPMDQKVLRRLAQNREAARKSRLRKKAYVQQLESSKLKLASLEQELQKARQQGIFISSSGDQTHAMSGNGAMTFDLEYTRWLEEQNKQINELRTAVNAHASDSDLRLIVDGIMAHYDEIFKLKGGAAKADVFHMLSGMWKTPAERCFLWLGGFRSSELLKLLVNQLEPLTEQQLMGLSNLQQSSHQAEDALSQGMEALQQSLAETLAGSLGPSGSAGNVANYMGQMAMAMGKLGTIENFLRQADNLRQQTLHQMQRILTIRQAARALLAIHDYFSRLRALSSLWLARPRE